In Caproicibacterium amylolyticum, a genomic segment contains:
- the uidA gene encoding beta-glucuronidase: MLYPKVSTSRGIQELSGVWNFHLCEEGESEESWKDTPLQQAEPIAVPASYNDQKDVRAYRNHCGWAVYQRKICVPQFWQGQRVVLRFGAATHTAKVWLDGKLLCEHRGGFLPFETEVTEMLLCGKTALLTVAVDNRVDFSTLPVGNEKGTSFMGSDNPGIPSVEAAKANRAKQNLPNFDFFNYAGLNRPVLLYTTPKDYIADVSIVPEIDDQTAQVSYSVRTVGSGAVSVSILDAQGKEVAGAEGAVGIVQIAHPELWWPGKAYLYTARFTFGTDVYEQTFGLRAVKVEGTKFLINGKPLYFKGFGKHEDSAFHGRGTDVCLNVKDVNLMHWLGANSFRTSHYPYAEEMYDLCDREGIVIIDEVPAVGIGMGPACDPYETMHIRAHHEDVLREIVARDKNHPCVVMWSLGNEPDLDNFPESAYRYWHSLYELVHQIDPQNRPVTVVCCQNSYEKDITTRTMDVVCLNRYYGWYNLSGDLDAACSGLKMEMQFWAKQGKPVMFTEYGADAVAGIHEVVPEMFSEEFQAEYYQRENEVLDQFPFFIGEQVWNFADFATVQGIMRVDGNKKGLFTRERRPKTAAFYFKKRWHGIPDFGYKE; encoded by the coding sequence GACCAGAAAGATGTGCGTGCTTACCGGAATCACTGCGGCTGGGCGGTGTATCAGCGCAAAATCTGTGTGCCGCAGTTTTGGCAGGGCCAGCGCGTTGTCCTTCGCTTTGGCGCGGCGACACACACTGCCAAGGTTTGGCTGGATGGTAAGCTGCTGTGCGAGCACAGAGGCGGCTTTTTGCCCTTTGAAACAGAAGTGACAGAGATGCTTCTCTGCGGGAAAACAGCACTGCTGACGGTTGCAGTGGATAACCGTGTTGATTTTTCCACTCTGCCGGTCGGCAACGAAAAAGGGACTTCTTTCATGGGCAGTGATAACCCTGGCATTCCCAGCGTGGAAGCTGCGAAAGCGAACCGCGCAAAACAAAATTTGCCGAACTTTGATTTCTTTAACTATGCCGGTTTAAACCGCCCGGTACTGCTGTATACAACGCCAAAAGACTACATTGCCGATGTTTCTATTGTTCCGGAAATCGATGACCAGACCGCGCAGGTTTCCTATTCCGTCCGCACTGTTGGCAGCGGTGCGGTCAGTGTGTCGATTCTTGATGCACAGGGCAAGGAGGTTGCCGGAGCAGAGGGCGCGGTGGGCATCGTTCAGATTGCGCACCCGGAGCTTTGGTGGCCGGGCAAGGCTTACCTGTACACAGCACGTTTTACCTTTGGCACGGATGTCTATGAGCAGACTTTTGGCCTGCGCGCTGTAAAAGTAGAGGGTACCAAATTTCTGATTAATGGCAAGCCTCTTTACTTTAAAGGTTTTGGCAAACATGAAGACTCCGCTTTTCACGGCCGTGGGACGGATGTGTGTCTGAATGTAAAGGATGTCAATCTGATGCACTGGCTTGGTGCAAACTCTTTCCGTACCAGTCATTATCCCTATGCAGAGGAAATGTACGATCTCTGCGACCGGGAGGGCATTGTCATTATCGATGAGGTTCCCGCCGTGGGAATCGGCATGGGTCCGGCGTGTGACCCCTATGAAACCATGCACATCCGCGCGCATCATGAGGATGTCCTGCGGGAAATCGTTGCACGTGACAAAAATCACCCTTGTGTGGTAATGTGGTCGCTGGGCAACGAGCCGGATCTGGACAATTTTCCGGAATCTGCTTATCGCTACTGGCATTCACTTTATGAACTGGTACATCAGATTGACCCGCAGAACCGGCCGGTTACGGTGGTCTGCTGTCAGAACAGCTATGAAAAAGACATTACTACCCGCACCATGGATGTGGTGTGTCTGAACCGTTACTATGGCTGGTACAACCTTTCCGGCGATTTGGACGCGGCCTGCAGCGGCTTGAAAATGGAGATGCAGTTTTGGGCAAAACAGGGCAAACCGGTTATGTTTACAGAGTATGGTGCGGATGCGGTCGCCGGGATTCACGAGGTCGTACCGGAAATGTTCAGCGAAGAATTTCAGGCGGAGTATTATCAGCGCGAAAATGAAGTGCTGGACCAATTCCCATTCTTTATCGGGGAGCAGGTATGGAATTTCGCCGACTTTGCCACTGTGCAGGGCATTATGCGTGTGGACGGCAACAAAAAGGGCTTGTTTACGCGTGAACGCCGCCCCAAAACGGCTGCATTTTACTTCAAAAAACGATGGCATGGAATTCCCGACTTTGGGTATAAGGAGTAA
- a CDS encoding ComEC/Rec2 family competence protein, which yields MKKISRILAAVLAPVFLLCGCQISLSGSTASNIVSAPKSSKAAAASSQAAGQKASIWYFDVGQGDSELLQLPNGKNVLIDAGTSESAKGLVKLLKDLGVSKLDVVIATHPHADHIGGMQKVLENFEIGQYVMPRVADKDVPTTKLYTNLLTTMKQKNIKATQAKAGLSLMNDSSCKIELLAPKFAKYKELNNYSAVAMATIGEKKFLLTGDAEKESEQEMLKSGTDLHADVLKCGHHGSKTSSTVAFLKAVSPTAAVISCGRGNDYGFPTQQTLSHLTSIGAKIYRTDEQKTICAHTDGKTITFETGLASATGT from the coding sequence ATGAAAAAGATTTCCCGTATTCTGGCGGCTGTACTGGCACCTGTTTTTCTTTTGTGCGGCTGCCAGATTTCCCTTTCGGGCAGTACAGCATCCAACATTGTTTCCGCACCAAAAAGCAGCAAAGCTGCAGCCGCCTCTTCGCAGGCAGCTGGACAAAAGGCAAGCATCTGGTACTTTGACGTTGGGCAGGGTGACAGCGAACTGCTGCAGCTGCCAAACGGAAAAAATGTGCTGATTGACGCCGGCACTTCGGAAAGTGCGAAAGGGCTGGTGAAGCTGCTGAAAGATCTCGGTGTTTCCAAACTGGATGTTGTCATCGCCACCCACCCGCATGCCGACCACATCGGCGGTATGCAGAAGGTGTTGGAAAACTTTGAAATCGGGCAGTACGTTATGCCGCGTGTGGCAGATAAAGATGTACCGACCACCAAATTGTATACCAATCTGCTGACTACCATGAAACAGAAAAATATCAAAGCAACCCAGGCCAAAGCCGGCCTGTCCTTAATGAATGACAGCAGCTGTAAAATTGAGCTGCTGGCGCCAAAGTTTGCAAAGTATAAGGAATTGAACAACTATTCCGCTGTGGCTATGGCAACGATTGGTGAAAAGAAGTTCCTTCTCACCGGTGATGCAGAAAAAGAAAGTGAACAGGAAATGCTGAAAAGCGGCACGGATTTGCACGCAGACGTTTTGAAGTGCGGTCACCACGGCAGCAAAACCAGCAGCACCGTGGCTTTCTTAAAAGCTGTTTCCCCCACGGCGGCAGTGATTTCCTGTGGACGTGGAAACGACTACGGCTTCCCAACACAGCAGACGCTTTCGCATTTGACAAGCATTGGTGCAAAAATTTACCGCACTGATGAACAGAAAACCATCTGCGCACATACCGACGGCAAAACCATTACATTTGAAACAGGCCTTGCTTCTGCCACGGGGACGTAA
- a CDS encoding phosphomannomutase/phosphoglucomutase — protein MLDKYWKHFKSGTDIRGVASSGAPDEQAIDLTDENIEKMTAGFVLWLAAKTGTAPEKMTISVGHDSRISADRIQAAVLHALINAGCRVLCCGLASTPSMFMTTVELACTGAVQITASHHPFFRNGLKFFTRDGGLEGSDIEQILEHAQNGDTPPALQGTTEEVNYMAQYSARLRKMIQDGVKAEDYDHPLAGFHIVVDAGNGAGGFYAKDVLEPLGADISGSQFLEPDGMFPNHIPNPENEEAMKSVCAAVRKNHADLGVIFDTDVDRGGAVDHSGNEINRNRLVAIASAIALENAPGGTVVTDSVTSDGLKTYIEETLGGKQRRFKRGYKNVIDEALRLNKEGVDCPLAIETSGHAAMRENYFLDDGAYLVTKIIMKTAVLRGQGKDLEDLLAPLPEPAEAAEIRLPIMVEDFRTEGEAVLASLSTCAGHQPHWHIDPEGCEGVRIAFDEQAGDGWALLRLSVHDPILPLNIESNIAGGTTLIASQLYVNLRTHKNIDTSPLETFISND, from the coding sequence ATGCTTGATAAATACTGGAAACACTTCAAAAGCGGAACCGATATCCGCGGCGTTGCCAGCTCTGGTGCGCCGGATGAACAGGCAATCGACCTGACCGATGAAAATATAGAAAAAATGACAGCAGGGTTTGTTTTGTGGCTTGCCGCAAAAACCGGTACTGCACCGGAGAAAATGACAATTTCCGTGGGGCATGATTCCCGCATTTCTGCGGATCGGATTCAGGCGGCGGTTTTGCACGCACTTATAAATGCGGGCTGCCGTGTGCTTTGCTGCGGGCTTGCCTCCACCCCCAGCATGTTTATGACAACGGTTGAGCTTGCATGCACCGGTGCGGTGCAGATCACCGCAAGCCATCACCCGTTTTTCCGCAATGGTTTGAAGTTTTTCACCCGTGACGGCGGGTTGGAGGGCAGTGACATTGAGCAGATTCTGGAGCACGCGCAGAATGGCGATACACCGCCTGCTTTGCAGGGAACAACCGAGGAAGTCAATTATATGGCGCAGTACAGTGCTCGTCTGCGCAAAATGATACAGGACGGCGTTAAGGCCGAGGACTATGACCATCCGCTTGCAGGATTCCATATTGTTGTGGATGCCGGAAACGGTGCAGGCGGCTTTTACGCCAAGGATGTTTTGGAGCCGCTTGGCGCGGATATTTCCGGCAGTCAGTTTTTGGAGCCGGACGGCATGTTCCCCAACCACATTCCCAATCCCGAAAATGAGGAAGCAATGAAATCTGTCTGTGCGGCGGTAAGAAAAAATCACGCCGATTTGGGCGTGATTTTTGATACCGACGTTGACCGCGGCGGCGCGGTTGACCACAGCGGAAATGAAATCAACCGCAACCGGCTTGTTGCCATCGCCAGCGCAATCGCACTGGAAAATGCGCCGGGCGGTACGGTGGTAACGGATTCTGTAACCAGTGACGGACTGAAAACTTATATTGAAGAAACACTGGGCGGCAAACAGCGCCGCTTTAAGCGCGGCTACAAAAACGTCATTGACGAAGCGCTGCGCCTGAACAAAGAGGGCGTGGACTGCCCGCTTGCTATTGAAACCAGCGGACACGCTGCCATGCGGGAAAACTATTTTCTGGATGACGGCGCATATCTGGTAACAAAAATCATTATGAAAACCGCTGTTCTGCGGGGGCAGGGCAAAGATTTGGAAGACTTGCTGGCACCGCTGCCGGAACCTGCGGAAGCAGCGGAAATCCGCCTGCCAATCATGGTGGAAGACTTTCGCACAGAGGGAGAAGCGGTACTGGCAAGTTTGAGCACCTGCGCAGGACATCAGCCGCACTGGCACATTGACCCGGAAGGCTGCGAAGGTGTTCGCATTGCTTTTGATGAGCAGGCCGGTGACGGCTGGGCGCTGCTTCGTCTGAGCGTACATGACCCGATTCTGCCGCTGAACATTGAAAGCAATATTGCCGGCGGAACCACGCTGATTGCAAGCCAGCTGTATGTGAACCTGCGGACACACAAAAATATTGATACCTCTCCGCTGGAAACGTTCATTTCCAATGATTAA
- the spoVAD gene encoding stage V sporulation protein AD: MQRIGKYTLQLDPPAYIRGSGSFAGKKEGEGPLKDYFDATHDDTTLGEESWEKAESKLQTEAVKTAIQKAHLKPADIQYIFAGDLLNQCISSTYGLRDLDIPFLGQYGACSTMAQGMGMASVFVSGGAAENAVAVTSSHFCSAERQFRFPLEYGGQRTPTAQWTATAAGAVVMGKQPGAISVREVTFGRMTDLGVSDANNMGAAMAPAAVRTLTDYFTDTGATPQDFDLILTGDLGYVGSSLLREIMRKAGWDIETNHNDCGLMIYNRKEQDVHAGGSGCGCSGSVVCGYILKQMAQGILKDVLFTATGALMSPTALQQGESIVGIAHAVHLHLET, translated from the coding sequence ATGCAGCGCATTGGAAAGTATACATTACAGCTAGACCCGCCGGCCTATATTCGCGGCAGTGGGTCCTTTGCAGGCAAAAAAGAGGGTGAAGGCCCGCTGAAAGATTACTTTGATGCCACACATGACGACACCACTCTCGGTGAGGAAAGCTGGGAAAAAGCAGAAAGCAAGCTGCAGACAGAAGCCGTCAAGACCGCCATACAGAAAGCGCACCTAAAACCCGCCGACATCCAGTACATTTTTGCGGGCGACCTACTCAACCAATGCATTTCTTCCACCTACGGCCTGCGTGACCTTGACATTCCGTTTCTGGGGCAATACGGTGCCTGCTCCACGATGGCACAGGGCATGGGCATGGCCTCCGTATTTGTCAGCGGTGGGGCCGCTGAAAACGCAGTTGCTGTCACCAGCAGCCATTTCTGCTCCGCGGAGCGGCAGTTTCGCTTTCCGCTGGAATATGGCGGACAGCGCACACCAACCGCGCAGTGGACAGCGACTGCCGCGGGCGCGGTTGTCATGGGAAAGCAGCCGGGTGCCATTTCTGTACGGGAAGTCACCTTTGGCCGCATGACCGACCTCGGTGTGTCCGACGCCAACAACATGGGTGCCGCCATGGCTCCGGCCGCAGTGCGCACACTGACTGACTACTTCACAGACACAGGTGCCACCCCGCAGGACTTTGACCTGATCTTAACCGGTGACCTCGGCTACGTCGGCAGCAGCCTGCTGCGGGAAATCATGCGAAAAGCAGGGTGGGACATTGAAACCAACCATAACGACTGCGGCCTGATGATCTATAACCGCAAAGAACAGGATGTACACGCAGGCGGCTCCGGCTGCGGCTGCAGCGGCTCGGTGGTTTGCGGCTACATTTTAAAACAAATGGCACAGGGCATTTTAAAAGATGTACTGTTTACCGCGACCGGTGCGCTGATGTCGCCCACCGCTTTGCAGCAGGGAGAAAGTATTGTCGGCATTGCTCATGCAGTGCATCTGCATCTGGAAACGTAA
- the spoVAC gene encoding stage V sporulation protein AC translates to MQVSQQQYKKMYEKTSPNSNLFVDCLWAFCVGGAICALGQALGNLYMMVVQDLQVARTWVSVTLVALAAILTACKIYDNIAKYAGAGTIVPITGFANSIVSPAMEFKSEGLVLGLGAKMFTVAGPVLVYGTTASVIYGLILYFFHLY, encoded by the coding sequence ATGCAAGTATCACAGCAGCAATACAAAAAAATGTATGAAAAGACTTCGCCAAACAGCAATCTGTTCGTAGACTGCCTGTGGGCTTTCTGCGTGGGCGGTGCCATCTGCGCACTGGGGCAGGCTCTCGGCAATCTGTACATGATGGTAGTACAGGATTTGCAAGTTGCGCGCACATGGGTTTCCGTAACACTGGTGGCACTGGCAGCCATCCTGACCGCATGCAAGATCTATGACAACATTGCAAAGTACGCCGGAGCCGGCACAATCGTCCCAATCACCGGCTTTGCCAACAGCATTGTTTCACCCGCCATGGAGTTTAAAAGCGAAGGACTGGTGCTGGGGCTGGGTGCAAAAATGTTCACCGTTGCCGGCCCGGTGCTGGTTTACGGCACCACCGCCAGTGTTATTTACGGCCTGATTCTGTATTTTTTCCATCTTTACTAA
- a CDS encoding late competence development ComFB family protein, whose protein sequence is MESYRNIMEDMVEEMYLKLKNDLDCCQCERCHNDIIAYALNRLPPHYVVSAAGALYAKTFLLEKQHEMDIAAELSKAAVLVRQHPRHEQETSA, encoded by the coding sequence ATGGAAAGTTACAGAAACATTATGGAAGACATGGTCGAAGAAATGTACTTGAAACTCAAAAATGACCTGGATTGCTGCCAATGCGAACGCTGCCACAATGACATAATTGCTTATGCGCTGAACCGGTTGCCGCCCCATTACGTGGTCAGCGCCGCCGGTGCACTGTATGCAAAAACCTTTCTGCTGGAAAAGCAGCACGAAATGGACATTGCCGCTGAACTTTCAAAGGCCGCTGTACTGGTTCGCCAGCACCCGCGGCATGAGCAGGAAACCTCTGCATAA
- a CDS encoding NAD(+) synthase encodes MTEPQTKHTVPSDGFFRTAAATPIIRVADCKTNGQAVLQQIKNCAAQNVGAVVFPELCLTGYTCGDLFHDRTLQQAAEAALAQILEETRSLPIVAVIGVPVPCGASLYNCAAVCCGGRLLGLTAKRFLPNYSEFYERRWFTPAPEIPLTVTFSGQQTLLGSGIIYSCAELPELKIGVEICEDLWVPAPPSIAMAQAGATLLLNASASDEVIGKVEYRRSLVCSQSARLYCTYVYADAGEGESTTDMVFAGHNLIAENGTQLAASKLFESGIITADTDLERLLQERRRATTWLDSPKPAPEVPFSFSYSFDRSHLERRFARTPFVPQDTGDLAERCERILSLQANGLKTRLKHTGIHAAVVGISGGLDSTLALLVMARAFDLLGLPRSGITAVSMPGFGTTGRTKSNAEGLSRALGVTFREISIGAAVHQHFADIDHDETVQDVTYENSQARERTQILMDIANQESGLVIGTGDLSELALGWATYNGDHMSMYGVNASIPKTLVRHLVRYAARSFGGEIGRILLDVLDTPVSPELLPPKDGKIAQKTEEVVGPYELHDYFLYYVLRFGFTPAKIFRMAVDTFEGSYSPAEIFHWLKNFYHRFFRQQFKRSCLPDSPKVGSVTLSPRGDWRMPSDASARIWMDELEQLNSEK; translated from the coding sequence ATGACAGAACCGCAGACCAAACATACTGTCCCATCGGACGGGTTTTTTCGCACCGCCGCAGCTACTCCGATTATCCGTGTAGCTGACTGCAAAACAAATGGGCAGGCTGTGCTGCAGCAAATCAAGAACTGCGCCGCGCAGAATGTAGGTGCCGTTGTATTTCCGGAGCTTTGCCTAACCGGTTACACCTGCGGCGACCTCTTTCACGACCGTACCCTGCAGCAAGCGGCAGAAGCCGCACTGGCACAAATTCTGGAAGAAACACGCAGCCTTCCGATTGTTGCCGTTATCGGCGTGCCGGTACCCTGCGGTGCTTCGCTGTACAACTGCGCGGCGGTTTGCTGCGGCGGCCGTCTGCTGGGACTGACTGCAAAACGCTTTCTGCCAAATTACAGTGAATTTTACGAACGCCGCTGGTTTACGCCTGCACCGGAAATACCGCTTACCGTGACCTTTTCCGGACAACAGACTCTTTTGGGCAGCGGGATTATTTACAGCTGTGCCGAGCTTCCGGAGCTGAAAATTGGTGTAGAAATCTGCGAAGATTTATGGGTTCCGGCACCGCCAAGCATTGCTATGGCACAGGCAGGTGCCACACTGCTGCTGAACGCCTCCGCAAGTGATGAAGTAATCGGCAAGGTAGAATATCGCCGCAGTCTGGTTTGCAGTCAGAGTGCGCGGCTGTACTGCACTTACGTTTACGCGGACGCGGGTGAGGGCGAATCCACTACTGACATGGTCTTTGCCGGCCACAATTTGATTGCGGAAAACGGCACCCAGCTTGCTGCTTCCAAGCTGTTTGAGTCCGGAATCATAACTGCAGACACAGATTTGGAGCGCCTGCTGCAGGAGCGCCGCCGCGCAACTACTTGGCTGGACAGCCCGAAGCCTGCGCCTGAGGTTCCATTCTCTTTCTCCTACTCCTTTGACCGCAGCCATCTGGAACGCCGGTTTGCACGCACACCCTTTGTTCCGCAGGATACCGGCGACCTTGCTGAACGCTGCGAACGTATTCTTTCCCTGCAGGCAAACGGCCTGAAAACGCGCTTGAAGCATACCGGCATCCATGCGGCAGTCGTTGGGATTTCCGGTGGATTGGACTCTACCCTCGCGCTTTTGGTAATGGCGCGCGCGTTTGATTTGCTCGGTCTGCCCCGCAGCGGCATTACTGCTGTTTCCATGCCGGGCTTTGGCACAACCGGCCGAACCAAAAGCAACGCGGAAGGGCTTTCCCGCGCACTTGGCGTTACTTTTCGGGAAATATCCATTGGTGCCGCTGTGCATCAGCATTTTGCTGACATTGACCACGATGAAACCGTTCAGGATGTAACTTATGAAAACAGTCAGGCACGCGAACGCACACAAATTCTGATGGATATTGCCAATCAGGAAAGCGGTCTGGTGATTGGTACAGGCGACCTTTCTGAACTTGCGCTGGGCTGGGCAACCTACAACGGCGACCACATGAGTATGTACGGTGTAAATGCTTCCATCCCAAAAACGCTGGTGCGCCATCTGGTGCGTTACGCCGCCCGGTCTTTTGGTGGAGAAATCGGCCGGATCCTGCTGGACGTGCTGGATACCCCAGTCAGCCCGGAGCTGCTGCCGCCGAAAGACGGAAAAATCGCACAAAAAACCGAAGAAGTGGTCGGGCCGTATGAGCTGCACGATTACTTTTTGTATTATGTTCTGCGCTTTGGCTTTACACCGGCAAAAATTTTCCGCATGGCGGTTGACACATTTGAGGGCAGTTATTCTCCTGCCGAAATTTTCCACTGGCTGAAAAACTTCTATCACCGTTTCTTCCGTCAGCAGTTTAAGCGCAGCTGCCTACCGGACAGCCCCAAAGTGGGCAGTGTTACCCTTTCTCCACGCGGTGACTGGCGCATGCCAAGTGATGCCAGTGCACGCATTTGGATGGATGAACTGGAGCAGCTGAATTCTGAAAAGTAA
- a CDS encoding glycosyltransferase, with amino-acid sequence MSDLIENPQISVIIPVYNVEKYVGQCMNSLTHQTIHVPYEIIAVNDGSSDHSLEVLQKYAAADSRVHIIDQPNAGVSAARTAGMDAARGEYLCFIDGDDYVASNYLELLYRACTLNDADISCCYYYWHMVSNDILFEYPFRCRGVYDTEQALNILLRDVLIQSFLWCKMYRRELFEKSGVRFPHMCFEDLAILHEIFAKAKRVAVIDEPLYYYNMHSDSTLGTINSSKVNDYIRAIAMVRMALEKSGEYSRFRDSYHALAKKTRSNCFYFVLKLHSSHKDPRGLVSDLQHVKQAIAYCCADHFSSATVRESLSNIIGRHGRSKGLAH; translated from the coding sequence GTGTCGGATCTGATAGAGAATCCCCAAATCAGCGTTATCATCCCTGTTTATAATGTTGAGAAATATGTAGGCCAGTGCATGAACTCGCTGACACATCAAACCATTCATGTCCCCTACGAAATTATTGCTGTTAATGACGGTTCCAGTGACCATTCCCTGGAGGTGCTGCAAAAATACGCCGCCGCCGACAGCCGCGTACACATTATTGACCAGCCAAACGCCGGTGTTTCGGCGGCCCGTACCGCCGGCATGGATGCTGCCCGCGGAGAATACCTGTGCTTCATTGACGGCGACGATTATGTCGCGTCAAACTACTTGGAGCTGCTTTACCGTGCCTGCACGCTGAACGACGCGGATATCTCCTGCTGCTATTATTACTGGCACATGGTTTCAAACGATATTCTTTTTGAATATCCTTTCCGCTGCCGCGGTGTTTATGACACCGAGCAAGCTTTAAATATTCTTTTGCGCGATGTCCTCATACAATCGTTTCTTTGGTGCAAAATGTACCGTAGGGAACTTTTTGAGAAGTCCGGTGTACGCTTCCCGCATATGTGCTTTGAGGACCTTGCCATTCTGCACGAAATCTTTGCAAAGGCAAAGCGTGTCGCTGTCATTGACGAGCCACTTTACTACTACAACATGCACAGTGACAGCACCCTTGGCACGATTAATTCCAGCAAAGTCAACGACTACATCCGTGCCATCGCAATGGTTCGCATGGCGCTGGAAAAGAGTGGCGAGTACAGCCGCTTTCGGGACAGCTACCACGCACTGGCCAAAAAGACCCGCAGCAACTGCTTTTACTTCGTTTTGAAGCTGCACTCCAGCCACAAAGACCCACGCGGTCTGGTTTCTGACCTGCAGCACGTGAAGCAGGCCATTGCGTACTGCTGTGCAGACCACTTCAGCAGCGCTACCGTGCGGGAAAGTCTGTCCAACATTATTGGCAGGCATGGCCGCAGCAAAGGACTGGCCCACTAA
- a CDS encoding VanW family protein — protein MRNAHYSHKKPNKFKHRTVVLATVLIAAVAAAAVGTGILLFSRNSSSPAASSSASGSVKNQVFGNVEIDSVSLKGLTLSKARSAVVSYVEKKDAGRSYTLTHGKDSYKLGGKDLHISYNINATLQKALSESAVSSAEQTKKYTLTPAVDQSTLKTRLSELTAPVNKAAKEPTIQSFDGSNFTFTNGTPGTTVNLSALLTDTVKAVTASDSASIPIQTTETACKRTAADLQGKIVKLGSFTTESHNTENGTFNMAKALETVNGTVLEPGGVFSYLGIVGSADKDSGYKLAGALENGVSVQSYGGGICQGSTTIYGAALRSNCKIVERSPHSSPSSYVPIGLDATVSYPDLDFKFQNPTQYPMYIQSGADGTTMYCNIYGYNDGSWDKIEAASEETGSVPPPADVIKVDKSKSAGYREQTVTALTGHYASSSRVFYKNGKVVKTETMSNSYYPPRAAVYVVGASAPASSAPAASKKPAASSSSVASSSAASSAVSSKPAA, from the coding sequence ATGCGCAATGCCCATTACAGCCACAAAAAACCGAATAAATTCAAACACCGCACAGTTGTACTTGCAACTGTGCTGATAGCTGCCGTAGCTGCAGCTGCCGTGGGCACCGGCATTCTTCTGTTCAGCCGCAATTCCAGTTCACCGGCTGCTTCATCCTCTGCCAGCGGTTCTGTAAAGAATCAAGTCTTCGGCAATGTAGAAATAGACAGCGTCTCACTCAAAGGCCTGACGCTTTCCAAAGCGCGCAGTGCGGTCGTTTCCTATGTGGAAAAGAAAGACGCCGGGCGCAGCTACACCCTAACTCACGGGAAAGACTCCTACAAGCTGGGCGGCAAGGACCTACATATTTCCTACAACATCAACGCTACCCTGCAGAAAGCGCTCAGTGAAAGCGCCGTTTCCTCTGCGGAGCAGACAAAGAAATACACTCTGACTCCAGCGGTAGACCAAAGCACGCTGAAAACCCGCCTAAGTGAGCTGACCGCGCCAGTTAACAAAGCTGCCAAGGAACCGACCATTCAATCATTTGACGGCAGTAATTTTACCTTTACAAATGGTACTCCCGGCACTACAGTCAACCTGTCTGCTCTGCTAACCGACACCGTCAAGGCTGTTACTGCGTCCGACTCGGCCTCTATTCCGATTCAAACGACCGAAACTGCCTGCAAACGCACGGCGGCAGACCTGCAGGGAAAAATCGTGAAGCTTGGCAGCTTTACTACGGAATCCCACAATACCGAAAACGGCACCTTTAACATGGCTAAAGCACTGGAAACCGTCAATGGCACCGTGCTGGAGCCGGGCGGTGTGTTCTCCTACCTCGGTATCGTTGGCAGCGCGGACAAAGACAGCGGCTACAAACTGGCCGGCGCACTGGAAAACGGCGTTTCCGTGCAGTCCTACGGCGGCGGCATTTGTCAGGGCAGCACTACCATCTACGGCGCAGCCCTGCGCTCCAACTGCAAGATTGTGGAGCGCAGCCCGCATTCCAGTCCTTCCTCTTATGTACCGATTGGGCTGGACGCTACCGTTTCCTATCCGGACCTGGATTTTAAATTTCAAAACCCAACCCAATACCCCATGTACATACAAAGCGGCGCAGACGGCACAACCATGTACTGCAATATTTACGGTTACAATGACGGCAGCTGGGATAAAATAGAAGCAGCATCCGAAGAAACCGGCTCCGTGCCGCCTCCGGCAGATGTCATTAAAGTGGATAAATCCAAGTCTGCGGGTTACCGTGAGCAGACCGTAACCGCCCTGACCGGCCACTATGCTTCCAGCAGCCGAGTGTTTTACAAAAACGGCAAAGTCGTAAAAACAGAAACAATGTCCAATTCCTATTATCCGCCGCGCGCGGCGGTCTATGTGGTCGGTGCCTCTGCTCCTGCTTCCAGCGCACCTGCGGCCAGCAAAAAGCCCGCCGCATCTTCTTCCTCAGTAGCATCCTCCTCTGCTGCATCTTCGGCTGTCAGCAGCAAGCCTGCCGCCTGA